The nucleotide window TTTATAATCAGTTTCACTATtaaatttttcatgtttatcCCTTGGAGCGGTGTTATGATAGGATTGTTAACGTAGCTCTTGAAAAACGgggatttattttgaaaaagtttTATACTATATTACCTTATTTTTGTATTCTCATCACAATTAGTTGTCTCAAATAGTTTATCGTTATGTTCTataaacagtaaagaaaatatgCTGTGATAATTGATGTGAAATGCTTcctgaaaagcagcaagcatttttcaaggccatgctggatgcagctttgagcagcctggtctagagggaagtgtccttgcctatagcaggggggctggaactacatgatcttaaaggtcccttccaacccaaaccattctatgattctatggttttattcttttttagttttctgaaaaatactttggGAACTGTATAGCAGAAATGGATATAGAGATTCTGAGCTTGGCAAACAGTGGAAACCTAACTGAGAGTCTTTCAGCAGGTCAACAGTATCTAGTATTTGCTGGTACACTATCCCAGTCTTCAGCAGTTCGTAATTCTTTGTGTTTGAATTCATTCTCTTAATTCACTTAAGTAGTCAAAAATGCAGTAGCAAATGTGTGCTAGTTATAGAAAGCTTCTTCCTATGATGTTCATTTTAATAAGTGGAGGTTTTGCTAAAAGATGTTTGTTGGACTGGTcttttttggtaattttttgCTGCCTCGGTTGTCTTATTATGCTGCACAATTTCTTACtaccttctttttttatttagatGATAATCACAATTTCCTTACGATGTCAGAATGTCAGTATATCATCAAACATGAGCTTGAAAACTTGAGAGCTAGGGATGAAAAAATGATCCCTGGATATCCACAGGCGAAGCTATATCCAGGAAAATCAATTGGTAAGCAAGGTAGTTTGTTGTCTGTGTCTCAGCATCTTGACTTAGGACAGTCTTCATGGTGGGAAAAAAGCCTTAATTTTCCTGCAATTAAGATAAACTCTTGAGATGTAAATCACACtactaatttattttgttttctcagattTTCATGATGATGAAACAAGGGGCAATGAATGTAAAGTGTAAAAAAGGAAATTCCAAGTAGAtattaagaaaatgttctttacaGTGAGAAAAATCAAGTATTGGAACAGAATCTTAGTTTGTGGGAATTCTGCCCTGGAAGACATTTAGATCTTAATGACCTTGGACAAAACCCTGCACAGCTTGAATTAAGCTGGACCTCCtttgagcaggaggttggaccagatgacttcCGTAGGATCATTGCATCCTGAGTCTTCCTGTGAGACTGAAATTCTTGCTTTACATTCTTTTTAGTTGAATAAATTTTCAAGTTGATGTTATCTATTATTTTTAGTTGGTACCCAAATaatttgtgctttaaaaaaaaaaaaaaaaaaagcaaatgccCAAACCTACCGccaaactgttttttttaacaaaatctaCAGGGGAAGGCCACAGGAAGTCATTGAGATAAATGTGCTCCTGTtcatgaataaatattttattgatagTAAGTTTACTTGCTTCATTTTGGGGTGAAGAATGTTGGTAGAATGACATATGTTTATTGTTTCAAGAGTGGATTTATGACCTGCGAGTGTTGGATAGAGCATGCCCCGAGCAGTATTGTTATGGTAGCTTCAACTAGTGTATTGATAGAGATGCTACGGTTTTTTAGGAGCCAGTTTCTCTTCTAGAATCCCAATATCATTTTAATAACCGTGTTTTTATCCGTAACTGTTTGTCACCTAAGAAAATTCAAGGGAACTTTAGGATTGGTAAATACATAATGTAACCCATTTGCTGATATCAACTTTCTTGTATTTGGCAAGAGTACTagtacttctttttccttctagtGAGAAGATTATTGACCAATGGCATTCTAGTTCAGATTTTCCCACTCCATGACAGAGAAGAATTGAAAAAGCTCCGACACACCTGGTATGGCCGAGTCAAAATTGGCTATCAACCTTTAGGTATGTGAACACTTGCTCTGCTACGCATTAAGTGCAGGGTTTCTTCTGGAGgaattttctcttcagttgGTGTGAGAAGACCAAAGGTCCTTCCCAACTACTGCTCCATCATTTAGCCTCTATAAAAGTGATTCTCCTGTGTGGAAAGTAAGTATTGTAACAAGAAGTCAGTTGTTTCACTTGGAATTCACCTTGCAATCTCCCTGTTTCACTAATAGTTTACCTTGGTACGTTCCCATTTCACTGAGTTTGCCTTGTCACCTTCCCAGATTCCCACTACAGTTCACCTTGTCTAATATTACCTTTCTGCCCAAGATGCTTTGTTAGTTATCATGGACTGAAGTTCACTTAGACTTGCTGTTACTTCTCTTGGAGCCAAGAAGGTGCTTTGTACATAGTTTCTTGACTCTAGCCTATCTGGACTTGCTGACATGCATAGTCAAGGTCACTTCATCAAATTCTTCTTCATTCTAAAGTGCCTGTAGGATCATCTTCTGCTATGATGACTAGCACTGCAACTTTTCTGGGATGAAGTAGGAGCCTGAGAGGATCTGTAGGCTGCTGTCTCTCAGTTCATAACGATTTTCTTTCTTGAGGCTGCAGAAGTTCTGTGCTATCTAGACCTTTGGCCCAAGCAGAGCAGTTCAAACACCCCAGAGCATGCAGTTCAAAGACCCCATGACTATTTCTTGTAATATTGAGTTTTAAAATTTCACCCACTGTTCTTCTGGGCAGCCCCCTGACAGAGTTCAGGACATGAAATTGGTGAGTTGATCTGCTGATTCAGTGTCTGCACAGCTCCATCTTAGCAGCAGTCTCCTTTTAACAGAAGTGTCCCTACGCATCAGCAAATCAGTAGTGGACCAAGGCAAAActattaattttcaaattaactTTTGGTAGGAAGGCTTCTCTATGTCTGGGGTTGACAGAACTGCACTGATTTGTATGCTTTTCAAAAGCGTGAGTTGTTGGTTGCTAGATTCAGTTGAGTGGATTATATACACTGAGAAagttcaaaatgaaatcaagtttTAATCTGACAAATGTGGAGAGAGTTAAATTTTGAATTTGCTGAAACGCTGTGAACTtcatatgaaaaagaaaaaaactaagaGTTTGCCTGCTTAATAATCTCTTGGTCCAGCGGTTACTTGAGATTCTTCCTTGAGCTATAGAAGTTAAGGATCTGGCTCAATAATTCCTGCCTCCAGACTAGAAGATTCCACTCTATACTCTTCTCTTGTTTATACAGGAGAGGTTCTTTTTGAATGACATCAAATACACAAAAAGTTTAAAAGTAAATTCCGCTAACCCTGCTATATATGTACTAATTTAGGGATCTCTTATGTTGTGCACGTGGAGTGTGAAATGATGCTAGTGGTCTATACTAAAACTCATTTAATAATAAGATCTTGGTTAATGGAAAAAGATCTTGGCATActgattttttctgtttgtttgccttttccTCTAGCTTTCAGAGGCTTATCTGATTGGCAGCTATgaatttctgctgcagttttctgtaaGCTGCATGCCATACCAGTATTCTGGCATTGCACACGAGCTTTTGATCTACTAGTCTTTCATGCAGAACACAAGTACAGTGTCAGTTCACAGGCCATGATATTTTATTACGTGAGTGAATATGTAGTGGTGATATACAACTGTAAAGGACCTGGTCTTCCAGGGAGGCAAAGGTTAAAACAGATTTTAGCACTCTAAACTCAGTGTGCTAGTTATTTCCAGATCTTAAGAAGTGATGGCATGTCTAGATCATGATGGGTAGCACTCTACAATCTTTTTGTCAGTGGTAATTTAAGTGAGATCTTGTTTTCCATGGAGGTCGTGCATCTGTCGTGTCCATTAGGACTGCACTATCCAAACTTCTAGAACGCTTGAGCAGGCAACCTCAGTGAGCACGATTGTGTGTTTTGTGTATTGATTTTCTGCTGAAAGGAATGTCTCAGCCTCTGTGCGTTTTTAGATGTGTTTAAGAACTCAGTATATTTTTCCATCTATTCCTTTTGTTCAGTGAGGGCTGGCAAAGCACAACTAGATCTTTTAACACTGtgcaaactgaaacaaatttgGTTCCCATGTCTACATATGCTGCTGAGAAACTTTAGAAGTCAGGTGTCACTTACTtggtataaaaaaaaagccttataTGCCACCCTAGCCGTTCCTTTATAGGTTCTGTTTTTAAGAATcctggtttttcttttgctctggaTACTGTAGGTATTGAGGTATTGGGCTTCCCTACTATCTGAGTATATGTATGCATTTGTATGACATAATGCAAATAACCTTGTCTGGTTTTGGAATGTAGGAGagggagaaataaagaaacaaaaacaacagatcAGAAAACATAAATTTGGGCAAGGGATTAATTTGTGTTCAAGTTTGGTATTTATTGTGCTTATATGTATATTGAGTATCTTAACGGAGacattttttttgcagatgAGATACGCTCCTACTTTGGTGAAACCATCGCTCTCTACTTTGGCTTCTTAGAGTATTTCACGTTTGCATTGATTCCGATGGCTGTCATTGGAATCCCTTACTATGTGTTTGCATGGGAGGATTATGACAAATATGTCATGTTTGCCACATTCAACCTGCTGTGGTCCACTGTGATCCTGGAAGTTTGGAAGCGGATTTGCGCAGTGATGACGTACCACTGGGGGACACTGTTGATGAAGAGGCAGTTTGAAGAACCAAGGCCAGGTTTCCACGGTGCTTTGGGTATCAATCCTGTCACTGGGAAGGAGGAACCGGTGTACTCCAGTATTAAGAGACAGTTACGCATTTATCTGGTGTCCGTACCGTTCGTGTGCCTTTGCCTCTACTTCTCGCTGTATGTGATGATGATTTACTTTGACTTGGAACAGTGGGCTCTGGATTATCATGAGGAGAATAAGTCCACCTTCAGCAGCTTGATGCTCTATGTGCCCAGTATCATATATGCTGTCGTGATTGAAGTTATGAACCGTATCTATAGGTATGCTGCTGAATTCTTAACATCGTGGGGTAAGAAAActatttattattcttatttgtACATTGTAATTTAGAAACACAAATGTTTACGACTTACTTTACTGTGAGGTAAAAGAGCTGGccatttttacttctttcttttattcgGAGTGTGACGAGATAGCAGTTTCATGTTTGGTTTAATTTGGTCTGAGTCTAGCAGAAGGGACGATCGTGCCTTCTTCAACCTCTCTCTGATGCCAGTCTCCCTTCTCTGAATTAGTTCTTTCTTAGGCTACATTAGCCATATTGCTTGCCCAAGGGAGGAGGTGAGATCATCAGGGTAGGAGATTAGAGGTAGACAGCAGAGGAGACTGTCCTGGCATCTTTGCTCCATAGTTTGATGAATATATCTTTGTGTACTGATACATCATTGCAGAGGATAGAGGAACTGATAATAGAATAAAATctaaaaacataaacaaaactGTCTTACAATAATGTTTGTGTATATTATATGTATAACGAAAATTGAGATTTCACATccttatcaaaatattttcttctgggCACTCTCATGAGAGAGTGAACAGATTAGGAGTTCATCTGGTTGTCTCCCACCTGACTTATTTCAGCTAAGATCTGACGTTAGCAGCTGAACTGGCAGAGCATAGGAAAAAATCTGGGTATGGAGGCTGGCAACCAGGGAAGTTGCAGGGTCTGTGCATTGCCATTGCTGCTACTAAAAAAGTGGTGGTACAGTACAAATTGTTATTGCTGTGAATTATTGGAGGGACTAATCCTAATACACTACTACTAAAATGATTTCTAGGTGGAAAAAATGTTCCTGTTTTGTATAACAGTGTTTAGTACATTGTGTGTGCTTCTGCTGTTTACTAATGAGTaattttgttgattttcttttttttagaaaatcaCAGGCTGGAGTCTTCATATCAGAATCATTTAATTCTGAAGGTTTTAGTGGTAAGTAGGTAGCGTGAGGAGTAAAAGGTTGTTTAAAAAGGGAAgttcagtgttttatttgtattttcccAGCATTCCTGCTTTGACTTTCAGTTTTGTTCAGTCCCAAATAATTTGATTAAACAGGATTTCTGTTGTGGTTGCAGTGACTGCTAGGCTGTATAAATACCTTGTTTTATATTGCACAGcttagttgttgtttttgagTTGATTGTTCTTTCATTAGGATTCTGGATATGTAATGTGGTTGTTACATTCTCTggatatatatatgtttttctcTTAGTTGTTGTGGTCCTGGCTTCAACTGGGAATgattccttttggcttttgcaACATTTTATGGTAAACTGTGTTTTAAGAAGTTCACACGTTAACTTGCATTTGTACTAAGTTCAACCATCTGATCAGAGGAGACTGGATATACTTGTCCATTATTCTGCTTGCGTACAGCTCATAGCATATACTGATATATTTACCTCAGGCCTCTGAATAAGTTGCTTTTGCGTGCATACATATGTACTGTGAAGTGCATAGGAGGGGACTAGGTGCTTGTATTGGTTTTGAGAGACTGTACTGTAAATCTTGAGAAAAGTTCTCTGTGacttatttctcattttagtAGTAGGGAATATTATTCTTGGTCATAAAACCTCCTGAGCTGGTTAAACATAAAGCTAACGTCAGGTGAGGAACAGTTATGCAGATCTAAAGAGATGTCTTCCAACAAATAGATTTTgtcaacatttttatttgaaaaaagtCATCACCCTGAACTAAGATCAATGCCAAATTGTGGAAGATGAGTACAAGATGACAGGTGTTTAAATTGTTCACATTTTATAGTTCAAATGTATAACATGTTGTATATTGTGCTTTAGGAAGGCATTGAGGTAATTTAATGGAAATAAGAGTAGGATCAATAGgatcagaattatttttttctgatgtagtTTTAAAGATGATAAAGACATTTAATTTAATGGACAGTTTGTATCCCTGTGAAATCAGAGTAACTGTTAGATGATagttggcatttttttctcaagCCATGAATTTCTACTTGCataataacaaatattttcatttgcagttcaACTTCTTGAATTGTTTTGCATCTCTCTTCTACAttgcttttgtgctgtttgATATGAAACTTCTGAGACAGGTGAGTTACTCAAACACTAAAAACAGTGATGCAGCTAGGAAAATAAAGGATTGCTTGAAATAGCAttgatttttcagttgtttttctaaatatgtACATGTGTGTATTGTTGTTGTCAAGTTTATATTTTCTTATGAATACAGCTCCATATTTCAATTCATCTCGCACAGCTGCAGAATGATAACAGAGTAATGTAGAGCgatcatttttctccttgcagatgagaaaaagaaattgattaCTCCCTCACACTGATGAGGCTGAggaattttcatttcctcttcctttatgctagaaagtgtttttctttatagTTCTTATTGAGAAGCTCCTGAGGATAGGAGTATTAAGTTTATTACTACAGtgagaaattgaaaataaatagaaacaacaATAATTTGTCATTGgtattttaaatcagttttctgttgttaatactgcttgaaatgaaatgcatgaaAATCAAGTAAAAGTAATTATTCCTTTGACTGTAGAAacttaatatgtattttttttaagtccaCTGTTTACCTCTGTTAGTGATAGAAGATGTATGGTTAAGTGTTTAGCTTTCATTGGACTTTCTGTACCGTCTCCAAGACATATGAGGACCCACTAAATAGTTAATTATCTGAAGACCTATTTAGTTCTTTTCAGCACATTGCAAAGAATGGGAACCAGAGCAGCTATCCTTCTCACTTGCTATTGCTAGTATGTTCTATAGTATATTCTATTATGCTGGCTGCTTTTGTTGTGGTGTAACAACTTGCAGTGTTAATAGAACACACAAAATTGGAAACGATCACAGGCTTATTGCAGgtctattcatttttttttgttttttgtttttttttagagctTGGCCACTTTGCTGATAACTTCACAGATCCTCAATCAGTTTGCAGAATCCCTGCTTCCTTACTGGCTCCAGAAGAGACAtgtgaaaaagatgaagaaacacaCACGTTCTCTGAAAACAGATATGGACCTGTCATTAGTGGAACAAGTGAActtggagaaagaaatgggCACCTATTTTGTATGTTGGATATGCTCATATGTTGTtagaatatatattttgctAGATTATATGCTGCTAAAAAGTGGTTTCAGGTGAATTGTTGTTAGCTGCAATGTAGTACATTAGAGtagaaatagctgttttattTCGGAAGGAACGCTGAATACATGATAAGTATAGTTTGACCTCTTGGCAACAGTCATAATGTTCTTTttagaaacaaagagcagagcagagtaaGGAATTGCTTGTTTCTCATTATAGAATGTGATAGAAATTGTTGCTTTTGCAACAGTAGATCATTTTTGTCAATTCACTGGGGGATAAGCTACACTTGTAGAGTCCTAGTGCCCAAATTATATCTTGCAAGGGAAGCCCTGGTGTCTAGATTTTATTCTTATGTGGTGGAACTTAGAATTCTTACTACTTACTATATTGATCTCACTGTTACATCACCCAAACACAAAAAGGTCCAGAGCAAAGGCCCTTCATTGTGCTTGGAGCAGTCATCTTTTTCCACTGTTgtcttttgaattatttttagcCCTAGTAGTAAGAGCTACAAGGgctacaaaacaaacaaacaaacaaaaccaacaagcaagcagcagaaatgtAACTGCACGTTTCTTCTACTGAAAGAGCTGGGTACTCCTGTTTACTTAAGGAAGTCAATTTTTGTTTGTCATTCTCTCTGtcagctgtttctgcttttctatttctctatCTCTATCTAACACTCACTAGAGATTTCTTGTTCTTTGGAGCCTGTTTACACCTTCTGGCTTGCTCCCAGAAGTGTTCCCACTGGCACAACAGGTGCTGCAGTCCTGGAATAGCCCAACTGCTATACTTGCTATCTTCTACATTCCTCCTAATCCAGCAGTGTTTCTGGCCATCTCCTGTGCTGGACTTGGCAGTCATCATTTACAAAGGCAACATAAAACTACTCTAAGGGTTAAATTGGTGAGCACAGTAGGCAGTGCAACCTAAGAAGCAGAAGAGATCAACTCTTTAGGCCAATACTACTGCTGAAAGCTTTTGCTTCTTGAAATTACAGCTTTGGCATTTGTGCTGTCTTCCTATCTCAGTTTCTGACGGCTCCATAGTCAGTAAGCACATGACAAACAGCACGGAATCAGATCATCAGTTTTACCTGTGTTTTTAGGATTTCCTTCTCACCAACCACAAAGTTTTTAAGATGTATTTGTATCATCTTATTACATTAAACTGGTAAGTTTTCTTGGAATAGGTCTTGCTTAGTATTATTGTCCCCACCATACTTTACTTCTTGATTTGAATTTGGTTGATTTGTTTCACTGTATTTAACACATGTGCTGGAATTCATTACTTGGTGTTCTAGAGGAGTTGACAAAATGCAGTAGTGTCCATGTTAAGGCCTTATAGAGTGCCTGACAGCTTGTTCCATCAAATGCTGCAAGCATAGACACAAGGGATTTAATGCTTTATGCCTTTAC belongs to Lagopus muta isolate bLagMut1 chromosome 7, bLagMut1 primary, whole genome shotgun sequence and includes:
- the ANO10 gene encoding anoctamin-10 isoform X2; this translates as MKETWSFLDTFEPNFRPLVVIELAKGTKKETIEWFTKRIVDKKANGGAQLLIKPLVTEDGDENIYLIGASHLRLLLGAETVGLVKECNDNSMRSFTYSSRKTFKDFADDNHNFLTMSECQYIIKHELENLRARDEKMIPGYPQAKLYPGKSIVRRLLTNGILVQIFPLHDREELKKLRHTWYGRVKIGYQPLDEIRSYFGETIALYFGFLEYFTFALIPMAVIGIPYYVFAWEDYDKYVMFATFNLLWSTVILEVWKRICAVMTYHWGTLLMKRQFEEPRPGFHGALGINPVTGKEEPVYSSIKRQLRIYLVSVPFVCLCLYFSLYVMMIYFDLEQWALDYHEENKSTFSSLMLYVPSIIYAVVIEVMNRIYRYAAEFLTSWENHRLESSYQNHLILKVLVFNFLNCFASLFYIAFVLFDMKLLRQSLATLLITSQILNQFAESLLPYWLQKRHVKKMKKHTRSLKTDMDLSLVEQVNLEKEMGTYFGTFDDYLELFLQFGYVSLFSCVYPLAAVFAVLNNITEIYSDALKMCRVYKRPFAEPTANIGVWQLAFETMSVISVVTNCILIGMSPQVNALFPDSKMDLVLTVALVEILYRLSWNN
- the ANO10 gene encoding anoctamin-10 isoform X1 encodes the protein MKETWSFLDTFEPNFRPLVVIELAKGTKKETIEWFTKRIVDKKANGGAQLLIKPLVTEDGDENIYLIGASHLRLLLGAETVGLVKECNDNSMRSFTYSSRKTFKDFADDNHNFLTMSECQYIIKHELENLRARDEKMIPGYPQAKLYPGKSIVRRLLTNGILVQIFPLHDREELKKLRHTWYGRVKIGYQPLDEIRSYFGETIALYFGFLEYFTFALIPMAVIGIPYYVFAWEDYDKYVMFATFNLLWSTVILEVWKRICAVMTYHWGTLLMKRQFEEPRPGFHGALGINPVTGKEEPVYSSIKRQLRIYLVSVPFVCLCLYFSLYVMMIYFDLEQWALDYHEENKSTFSSLMLYVPSIIYAVVIEVMNRIYRYAAEFLTSWENHRLESSYQNHLILKVLVFNFLNCFASLFYIAFVLFDMKLLRQSLATLLITSQILNQFAESLLPYWLQKRHVKKMKKHTRSLKTDMDLSLVEQVNLEKEMGTYFGTFDDYLELFLQFGYVSLFSCVYPLAAVFAVLNNITEIYSDALKMCRVYKRPFAEPTANIGVWQLAFETMSVISVVTNCILIGMSPQVNALFPDSKMDLVLTVALVEHLLLAIKFVMAFVIPDKPREIQIKLAKLEFESLEALKQQQMKLAAESLKE